A genomic segment from Candidatus Peregrinibacteria bacterium encodes:
- a CDS encoding Bro-N domain-containing protein — translation MPSDQIQKIAVFKGNKIRKTLHENEWWFVINDIIETLTDSNDPAQYFKRLKMRDKELEKLTHKGQVQIVPPLMLDIGTEGGIQRMYCWNTEGIFRLIQSIPSPKAEPFKRWLAKVGYERVQEIEDPELATTPFCYLYSYCFPIII, via the coding sequence ATGCCTTCTGATCAAATTCAAAAAATTGCAGTTTTCAAAGGCAATAAAATTCGAAAAACCCTTCATGAAAATGAATGGTGGTTTGTCATTAATGACATCATCGAAACTTTAACCGATTCAAATGATCCCGCTCAATATTTTAAGCGTTTGAAAATGAGAGACAAAGAGCTTGAAAAACTCACTCACAAAGGGCAGGTACAAATTGTACCACCCCTTATGCTTGATATAGGAACAGAGGGGGGAATTCAGAGAATGTACTGTTGGAACACAGAAGGAATTTTTAGACTTATCCAATCCATCCCTTCTCCAAAAGCTGAACCATTTAAAAGATGGCTTGCGAAAGTCGGCTATGAACGGGTACAGGAAATTGAAGATCCTGAACTTGCGACCACCCCATTTTGTTACTTGTATTCATATTGCTTCCCAATTATCATATAA